One Campylobacter lari DNA segment encodes these proteins:
- a CDS encoding radical SAM domain-containing protein, translating to MIDKKQLLENQLFQNRYIKPNISWYFSYLNGKRGIARIFKVPYAALMKKFYLKKYFEKRVLEGKVDIPYLELVLTTRCTLRCESCNNLMQYFSPSNQYACTLEGIIESLELLLSKVDSIARVRIIGGEPLLFKDLPQLIDYLDTQKKILTFDILTNATIDFKEDLILRFKKSKKARKISISDYRKSPNLKIPLKQESILSKLKKNNIAFSYNTIDYWYDIDKIYKRGRSKEDIIKNYYNCQMSCVSLMTSEGLENKQLAPKGAIFVCPISSSLSRLKGLEEFNGDFLNLEDSKERFFEFYSQDFYKSCDYCRDFSQPIKKIPIAIQTDKVLKLEKD from the coding sequence ATGATAGATAAAAAACAGTTGTTAGAAAATCAATTATTTCAAAATAGATATATAAAGCCAAATATTTCTTGGTATTTTTCGTATTTAAATGGTAAAAGAGGAATTGCTAGAATTTTTAAAGTTCCTTATGCTGCTTTGATGAAAAAATTTTATTTGAAAAAATACTTCGAAAAGAGAGTTTTAGAAGGTAAAGTGGATATTCCTTATTTAGAATTAGTTTTAACTACAAGATGTACTTTGCGCTGTGAGTCATGCAATAATTTGATGCAATATTTTTCACCATCAAATCAATATGCTTGTACTTTAGAGGGCATTATAGAATCATTAGAGTTACTTTTATCTAAGGTAGATTCTATCGCAAGAGTTAGAATTATAGGTGGAGAACCTTTGTTGTTTAAAGATTTACCGCAATTGATTGATTATTTAGATACTCAAAAGAAAATACTAACTTTTGATATTTTAACTAATGCAACAATAGACTTTAAAGAAGATTTGATTTTGAGATTTAAAAAATCAAAAAAAGCAAGAAAAATAAGTATTTCAGATTATAGAAAATCACCAAATTTAAAAATACCTTTAAAACAAGAGAGTATTTTGAGCAAGCTTAAGAAAAATAATATAGCGTTTTCTTATAATACAATAGATTATTGGTATGATATAGATAAAATTTACAAGCGCGGTAGAAGCAAAGAAGATATAATTAAAAATTATTATAATTGTCAAATGTCATGTGTAAGTTTGATGACATCTGAGGGCTTAGAAAATAAACAATTAGCACCTAAAGGAGCTATTTTTGTTTGCCCTATATCAAGTTCTTTATCACGTTTAAAAGGACTTGAAGAATTTAATGGCGATTTTTTAAATTTAGAGGATTCTAAAGAAAGATTTTTTGAATTTTATTCTCAAGATTTTTATAAATCTTGTGATTATTGTAGAGATTTTAGTCAGCCTATCAAAAAAATTCCAATTGCAATCCAAACTGATAAAGTTTTAAAGTTAGAAAAAGACTAA
- a CDS encoding RluA family pseudouridine synthase: MAYIKKKLANNGKKAFRLLMDELKISMREAQKLIDKKRLFCDGNLVEEKNKFLDGLVELIVYENNPKGLEIVYENEDFAVVEKPSGVLTHPNGRNCTYSLCDEIWHLWGEKACVAHRLDKETSGLLLIAKHKNAQIELKTMFEKRLVQKSYLALVKGKTKKEFIVDKSMDLAKDYDAVKTRMHIYENGKEALTQFYTLEYFENLDTSLILAKPLTGRQHQIRLHLFHVKHKILGEPLYGLEKTQIEQILDGKMSDIKRAQITGAKRLLLHSFSLEFTYKNQKFLIQSQKDIKDEFLKNLS, translated from the coding sequence ATGGCATATATTAAAAAGAAACTAGCAAATAATGGAAAAAAGGCGTTTAGACTGCTTATGGATGAGTTAAAAATTTCTATGCGTGAAGCACAAAAACTCATTGACAAAAAAAGACTATTTTGTGATGGAAATTTGGTAGAAGAAAAAAACAAATTTTTAGATGGCTTAGTGGAATTAATCGTATATGAAAATAACCCTAAAGGATTGGAAATAGTTTATGAAAATGAAGATTTTGCTGTAGTAGAAAAACCAAGCGGGGTACTAACTCATCCTAATGGACGCAATTGTACTTATAGTCTTTGTGATGAAATTTGGCATTTATGGGGTGAAAAAGCTTGCGTAGCTCATAGATTAGATAAAGAAACAAGCGGGCTTTTACTCATAGCTAAACATAAAAATGCACAAATTGAGTTAAAAACCATGTTTGAAAAAAGATTAGTGCAAAAAAGCTATCTTGCTCTAGTAAAAGGAAAAACTAAAAAAGAATTTATAGTAGATAAAAGTATGGATTTAGCTAAAGACTATGATGCAGTAAAAACTAGAATGCATATTTATGAAAATGGTAAAGAAGCTTTAACACAATTTTACACTTTAGAATATTTTGAAAATTTAGATACTAGTTTAATTTTAGCTAAACCTCTAACAGGCAGACAACACCAAATAAGACTACATTTGTTTCATGTGAAACATAAAATTTTAGGTGAACCTTTATATGGTTTAGAAAAAACACAAATTGAGCAAATATTAGATGGAAAAATGAGCGATATAAAAAGAGCTCAAATCACAGGTGCTAAAAGACTGCTTTTGCACTCTTTTAGCTTAGAATTTACATATAAAAATCAAAAATTTTTGATACAATCTCAAAAAGATATAAAAGATGAGTTTTTGAAAAATTTATCTTAG
- the purB gene encoding adenylosuccinate lyase — protein sequence MVERYSREIMAKKWDMQAKYDAWLKVELAAVKAWNKLGLIKDDDCEKIIKNAKFDIARIDEIEKTTKHDVIAFLTSVSESLGEESRFVHYAMTSSDCIDTAVALQIKDSLELILQDLDQVLAAIKTRAYEHKNTLMVGRSHGIHGEPITFGLVLAIWYDSLVHAKDLIIHAKEVISYGKISGAMGNFAHAPLEFEEEVCKNLDLKPAPVSNQVIQRDRYAQVISALAILASSCEQIAVAIRHFQRTEVYEAEEYFSQGQKGSSAMPHKRNPVLSENITGLCRMIRAYVIPALENVALWHERDISHSSVERFVLPDAFITTDFMLSRLCGVIEKLLVYPENMMKNLNLTGGLVFSQRVLLELPFKGISREEAYKIVQRNAMKVWADLQNGKPALNEKGESLFLLALLADEDLKKSLSEADIRNCFDYNYYTKNVDKIFARTFK from the coding sequence ATGGTTGAAAGATATAGTAGAGAAATCATGGCTAAAAAATGGGACATGCAAGCAAAATATGACGCATGGCTAAAAGTGGAATTAGCTGCTGTGAAAGCGTGGAATAAACTTGGTCTTATTAAAGATGATGATTGTGAAAAAATTATAAAAAATGCAAAATTTGATATAGCAAGAATAGATGAGATAGAAAAAACTACCAAACATGATGTTATCGCTTTTTTAACTAGTGTAAGTGAAAGTTTGGGTGAGGAAAGTCGTTTTGTGCATTATGCAATGACAAGTTCAGATTGTATTGATACTGCAGTTGCTTTGCAGATTAAAGATAGTTTAGAATTAATCTTGCAAGATTTAGATCAAGTTTTAGCAGCGATTAAAACAAGAGCATATGAGCATAAAAATACCTTAATGGTAGGAAGAAGTCATGGAATTCATGGGGAGCCTATAACTTTTGGCTTAGTTTTGGCTATTTGGTATGATTCGCTAGTTCATGCAAAAGATTTAATCATTCACGCAAAAGAAGTGATTAGCTATGGAAAAATTAGCGGTGCCATGGGGAATTTTGCTCATGCTCCACTTGAGTTTGAAGAAGAAGTTTGCAAAAACTTAGATCTTAAGCCAGCACCAGTTTCAAACCAAGTCATACAAAGAGATCGTTATGCACAAGTTATCTCAGCTTTAGCTATTTTAGCTTCAAGTTGTGAGCAAATTGCTGTTGCTATCCGCCATTTTCAAAGAACAGAAGTATATGAAGCTGAAGAATATTTTTCTCAAGGACAAAAAGGAAGCTCAGCTATGCCTCATAAAAGAAATCCTGTTTTGAGCGAAAATATTACCGGTCTTTGCAGGATGATAAGAGCTTATGTAATACCTGCATTGGAAAATGTAGCATTGTGGCATGAAAGAGATATATCACATTCTAGCGTAGAAAGATTTGTATTACCTGATGCTTTTATCACGACTGATTTTATGCTTTCAAGATTATGTGGTGTGATAGAAAAGCTTTTGGTGTATCCAGAAAATATGATGAAAAATTTAAATTTAACCGGGGGGCTTGTGTTCTCTCAAAGAGTGTTGCTTGAACTTCCATTTAAAGGTATAAGCAGAGAAGAAGCTTATAAAATCGTTCAAAGAAATGCTATGAAAGTTTGGGCTGATTTGCAAAATGGCAAGCCTGCTTTAAATGAAAAAGGTGAGAGTTTATTTTTGCTAGCTTTATTAGCTGATGAGGATTTGAAAAAGTCTTTAAGTGAAGCAGATATTAGAAATTGCTTTGACTATAACTACTATACAAAAAATGTAGATAAAATATTTGCAAGAACATTTAAATAA
- a CDS encoding ribonucleoside-diphosphate reductase subunit alpha, with protein sequence MKVLKRNGRTEELDVSKIKKYTTDAVANLENVSQSELEVDAKIQFRDGITTEEIQQTLIKTAVDKIDIDRPNWTFVAARLFLYDLYKKVSGYNGYKHLREYLEKGEKEGRILIGLKEKYDLDDLNAYIKPERDLRFTYLGIKTLYDRYLIKDSKGMPIELPQQMFMAIAMFLAQNELDSQTWAKKFYDLISTFEVMLATPTLSNARTTRHQLSSCYIGSTPDNIEGIFDSYQEMALLSKFGGGIGWDWSKVRAMGGSIDGHKNAAGGIIPFLKITNDIAVAVDQLGTRKGAIAVYIEPWHMDINDFLDLRKNSGEERRRAHELFPALWINDLFMKRVRANGKWTLFDPADTASLCDLYGEEFEKKYEEFEKDESIAKEIIDAKELWKKILLSYFETGMPFLCFKDSANKTNPNSHAGIIRSSNLCTEIFQNTDPNYYKIKIVFDDKTELHLDEDEELTIDGGYKKLAKKVSTLDSINGKKVYIVEKYKNEGKTAVCNLASINLSKINTKEDIQRVVPTAIRMLDNVIDLNFYPHVKVKNTNLKSRAIGLGVMGEAQMLAEAQIYWGSNEHFEKIDRIMEMISYEAILASSNLALEKGSYPDFEGSNWSKGIVPIDVANENAKKLTASEGLFDQSECDWEKLREKLKRDGIRNGYLMAIAPTSSISILVGTTQTIEPVYKRKWFEQNLSGMIPTVVPNLSANTWQYYTPAYELDQKILVKAAAIRGKWIDQGQSLNIFVSLDKASGGYLNEIYQLAWELGVKSTYYLRSESPDSQKVNDDVVDRTIECEGCQ encoded by the coding sequence GTGAAAGTATTAAAAAGAAATGGTAGAACTGAAGAATTAGATGTTTCTAAGATTAAAAAATATACCACCGATGCAGTGGCAAATTTAGAAAATGTTAGCCAAAGTGAGCTTGAAGTAGATGCAAAAATTCAATTTCGTGATGGCATAACAACAGAAGAAATCCAACAAACTCTTATAAAAACAGCAGTAGATAAAATAGATATTGATAGACCTAATTGGACCTTTGTTGCTGCAAGATTGTTTTTATATGATTTATATAAAAAAGTAAGTGGTTATAATGGATATAAACATTTAAGAGAATATCTTGAAAAAGGTGAAAAAGAAGGTAGGATTTTAATTGGCTTAAAAGAAAAATATGACTTAGATGATCTTAATGCTTATATAAAGCCAGAACGTGATTTGCGATTTACTTATCTTGGTATAAAAACTTTATATGATAGATATTTGATTAAAGATTCTAAGGGTATGCCTATAGAATTACCACAACAAATGTTTATGGCTATTGCGATGTTTTTAGCACAAAATGAGCTAGATTCTCAAACTTGGGCTAAGAAATTTTATGATTTGATCTCAACTTTTGAAGTAATGCTTGCAACCCCAACCCTTTCAAATGCAAGAACTACAAGACACCAATTAAGCTCATGTTATATAGGAAGTACGCCTGATAATATAGAAGGAATTTTTGATTCTTATCAAGAAATGGCACTTTTATCTAAATTTGGTGGTGGTATAGGCTGGGATTGGTCTAAGGTGCGCGCTATGGGTGGAAGCATAGATGGGCATAAAAATGCAGCAGGCGGGATCATACCATTTTTAAAAATCACTAACGATATAGCCGTTGCTGTTGACCAACTTGGTACTAGAAAAGGGGCGATTGCGGTTTATATTGAACCTTGGCATATGGATATTAACGACTTTTTAGATTTGCGTAAAAACTCAGGTGAAGAAAGAAGAAGAGCACACGAGCTTTTCCCTGCTTTGTGGATTAATGATTTGTTCATGAAAAGAGTAAGAGCAAATGGTAAATGGACGCTTTTTGATCCTGCTGATACGGCAAGTTTATGCGATTTATACGGTGAAGAATTTGAGAAAAAATACGAAGAATTTGAAAAAGATGAAAGCATAGCTAAAGAAATTATAGATGCAAAAGAGCTTTGGAAAAAAATACTTTTATCTTATTTTGAAACAGGTATGCCATTTTTATGTTTTAAAGATAGTGCAAACAAAACAAATCCAAATTCCCACGCAGGAATTATAAGAAGTTCAAATTTATGTACAGAAATTTTTCAAAATACAGATCCAAATTATTATAAAATCAAAATCGTATTTGATGATAAAACAGAGCTTCATTTAGATGAGGATGAAGAGCTTACAATAGATGGAGGATATAAAAAGCTTGCTAAAAAAGTTTCTACTTTAGATAGTATCAATGGCAAAAAAGTCTATATAGTAGAAAAATATAAAAACGAAGGAAAAACCGCAGTTTGTAATCTTGCAAGTATAAATTTAAGTAAAATCAATACCAAAGAAGATATTCAAAGAGTAGTACCAACAGCTATAAGAATGCTTGATAATGTGATTGATTTAAATTTTTATCCTCATGTAAAGGTTAAAAATACCAATCTAAAATCACGCGCTATAGGGCTTGGTGTAATGGGTGAAGCGCAAATGCTAGCTGAAGCTCAAATTTATTGGGGTTCTAATGAACATTTTGAAAAAATTGATCGTATTATGGAGATGATTAGCTATGAGGCGATTTTAGCTAGCTCAAATTTAGCTTTAGAAAAAGGAAGTTATCCTGACTTTGAAGGATCAAACTGGAGTAAAGGTATAGTGCCAATTGATGTAGCAAATGAAAATGCTAAAAAACTTACCGCAAGTGAAGGTTTGTTTGATCAAAGCGAGTGTGATTGGGAAAAATTAAGAGAAAAACTAAAAAGAGATGGCATAAGAAATGGCTATTTAATGGCTATAGCACCAACTTCTTCTATCTCTATTTTAGTGGGTACTACTCAAACAATTGAGCCTGTATATAAAAGAAAATGGTTTGAGCAAAACTTAAGCGGTATGATACCAACTGTAGTACCAAATTTAAGTGCTAATACTTGGCAGTATTACACTCCTGCTTATGAGCTTGATCAAAAAATCTTAGTAAAAGCAGCAGCGATTCGTGGTAAATGGATTGATCAAGGTCAATCATTAAATATCTTTGTTTCTTTAGATAAAGCAAGCGGTGGATATTTAAATGAAATTTATCAACTTGCTTGGGAATTAGGTGTTAAATCAACTTATTATCTAAGAAGTGAAAGTCCTGATAGTCAAAAAGTAAATGATGATGTGGTTGATAGAACTATAGAATGTGAAGGTTGTCAATAA
- a CDS encoding OPT family oligopeptide transporter, whose product MHTKNSLPELTLRGIILGSILTIIFTASNVYLGLKVGLTFSTSIPAVVIAMAVLKIFKDSNILENNMVQTQVSAAGTLSAVIFVIPGLFMCGYWFEFPLWLTFMLCLCGGGLGVLFTIPLRRAMVVESKLAYPEGRAAAEILKVANKDQADKKGKVGLKEITLGVVFASVISLFSSGFKLLSSGSSFAFIWQKMTFGFSMGYSVALLGAGYLVGIAGGVALLAGMVLAWMVFVPYFSAKESFDASLSALDIANQIWAQKVRLIGTGAIAIAALWTLIELAKPVYDGMKNMLKKTSLNLSQDPKDMDLSLKAMLGLFVLMCIGLFVSFYAFVADSNLASGYQILFALVGTLVAIFIGFFVASTCGYMAGLVGSSSSPISGIGLIGIMISSLIILLLGYQVDLFSDPLMSKFAIAFAIFTTSVILATAAISNDNLQDLKTGYLVGATPWKQQVSLIIGCVFGALAIAPVLNLLYQAYGFVGAMPREGMDEANALAAPQANLMSTIAQGIFNANIDWSYIIAGAFVGIGIIIVDRLLRKKNMSLPPLAVGIGIYLPPAVIMPLFVGGLLAYLIKKRLEQRYVKNAHKKELIQEHEQKGTLFASGLIVGESLFGVLIAGLTVLSISRGGAEDPLAIATSFKDDGIIGFVVFVAIMLIFARRVLKK is encoded by the coding sequence ATGCATACAAAAAACTCACTACCGGAGCTTACGCTTAGGGGTATAATACTAGGAAGTATTTTAACGATTATTTTTACCGCCTCAAATGTATATTTGGGGCTCAAAGTTGGTCTTACTTTTTCTACTTCTATTCCTGCTGTTGTGATCGCAATGGCTGTTTTAAAAATCTTTAAAGACTCTAATATTTTAGAAAATAATATGGTTCAAACTCAAGTTTCAGCTGCAGGTACGCTTTCGGCTGTGATTTTTGTTATACCAGGTCTTTTTATGTGTGGATATTGGTTTGAATTTCCACTTTGGCTTACTTTTATGCTCTGTCTTTGTGGAGGTGGATTAGGCGTGCTTTTTACTATACCTTTGCGTAGAGCTATGGTAGTAGAGAGTAAATTAGCTTATCCTGAAGGAAGAGCTGCTGCTGAAATTTTAAAAGTAGCTAATAAAGATCAAGCTGATAAAAAAGGAAAAGTAGGCTTAAAAGAAATCACGCTTGGCGTGGTTTTTGCTTCTGTGATAAGTCTTTTTTCAAGCGGTTTTAAATTACTTTCAAGTGGAAGCAGTTTTGCATTCATTTGGCAAAAAATGACTTTTGGTTTTTCTATGGGTTATTCAGTGGCACTTTTGGGTGCTGGATACTTAGTAGGTATAGCCGGAGGTGTTGCATTACTTGCGGGTATGGTGCTTGCTTGGATGGTTTTTGTGCCATATTTTTCTGCTAAAGAAAGTTTTGATGCGAGTTTAAGCGCGCTTGATATAGCTAATCAAATTTGGGCTCAAAAAGTACGCTTAATAGGTACAGGAGCTATTGCTATAGCAGCATTATGGACTTTAATAGAGCTTGCAAAGCCTGTATATGATGGTATGAAAAACATGCTTAAAAAAACCTCATTAAACCTCTCACAAGATCCTAAAGATATGGATTTATCTTTAAAAGCTATGCTAGGTTTATTTGTGCTTATGTGTATAGGTTTGTTTGTTTCATTTTATGCTTTTGTGGCTGATTCAAATTTAGCAAGTGGTTATCAAATTCTTTTTGCTTTGGTAGGAACTTTAGTAGCTATTTTCATAGGCTTTTTTGTAGCTTCTACTTGTGGATATATGGCAGGTTTGGTGGGTTCATCATCTTCTCCTATTTCTGGTATAGGACTTATTGGGATTATGATTTCTTCTTTAATTATTTTACTTTTGGGTTATCAAGTAGATTTATTTAGCGATCCTTTAATGTCTAAATTTGCTATTGCTTTTGCTATATTTACTACTAGTGTTATTTTGGCAACTGCTGCTATTTCTAATGATAATTTACAAGATTTAAAAACTGGCTATTTAGTGGGTGCAACTCCTTGGAAACAACAAGTTTCTTTGATTATAGGTTGTGTGTTTGGAGCTTTGGCTATTGCTCCTGTTTTAAATTTATTATACCAAGCTTATGGTTTTGTGGGTGCAATGCCAAGAGAAGGAATGGATGAGGCAAATGCACTCGCTGCACCACAAGCAAATTTGATGAGTACTATTGCACAAGGCATTTTTAACGCTAATATCGATTGGAGTTATATTATAGCGGGAGCTTTTGTGGGCATTGGTATAATCATTGTCGATCGTTTATTAAGAAAGAAAAATATGTCTTTGCCACCTTTAGCCGTGGGTATAGGTATATATTTACCACCTGCTGTTATTATGCCTTTATTTGTAGGCGGATTATTGGCGTATTTAATCAAAAAGCGTTTAGAGCAAAGATATGTTAAAAATGCTCATAAAAAAGAACTTATTCAAGAGCATGAGCAAAAAGGAACCTTATTTGCCTCTGGTTTGATAGTAGGTGAGAGTTTGTTTGGAGTGTTAATAGCTGGTTTAACTGTGCTTTCTATTAGTAGAGGTGGGGCTGAAGACCCACTTGCTATTGCAACTTCATTTAAAGACGATGGGATTATAGGTTTTGTAGTTTTTGTAGCGATTATGCTAATTTTTGCAAGAAGAGTACTTAAAAAATGA
- a CDS encoding undecaprenyl-diphosphate phosphatase → MNLDYYYALILGIIEGLTEFLPVSSTGHMILGAEILGLNIDDFWRSFFIIIQLGSILAVIFIFKDKLTQKLDIWLKLAVGFLPAGGVGFIAYKFLKEIFNGYTVATMLIIGGIIFIIIELKHRKKDYTIHSLDEVSYKQAFLIGLTQALAIIPGTSRSGASIIGGLLLGLDRKVASEFSFLLAIPTMIIATAYSIYKEPQVLSNMNNFIPLAIGFITAFVVAFVVIKIFLKLISKINFIPFGIYRIILGFVFLYLFMSGALDISRTGV, encoded by the coding sequence ATGAATTTAGATTATTATTATGCTTTGATTTTGGGAATTATCGAAGGTTTGACAGAATTTTTACCTGTTTCATCTACAGGGCATATGATCTTGGGTGCTGAAATTTTAGGTTTAAATATAGATGATTTTTGGAGAAGTTTTTTCATCATCATTCAGCTTGGTTCTATACTAGCGGTGATTTTTATTTTCAAAGATAAACTAACTCAAAAACTTGATATTTGGTTAAAACTTGCTGTGGGCTTTTTGCCCGCAGGTGGAGTAGGTTTTATAGCATATAAGTTTTTAAAAGAAATATTTAATGGCTATACTGTGGCTACTATGTTAATCATTGGTGGGATTATTTTTATCATTATAGAACTTAAACATAGAAAAAAAGATTACACAATCCACTCTTTAGATGAGGTAAGTTATAAACAAGCTTTTTTGATAGGTTTAACTCAAGCTCTTGCTATCATACCAGGTACTTCAAGAAGTGGAGCAAGTATCATAGGTGGCTTATTGCTTGGGCTTGATCGCAAAGTGGCTTCTGAATTTTCATTTTTACTTGCAATTCCTACCATGATTATAGCAACAGCTTATAGCATTTATAAAGAACCACAGGTTCTAAGCAATATGAATAATTTCATTCCTTTAGCCATAGGTTTTATAACAGCTTTTGTAGTGGCTTTTGTAGTAATTAAAATATTTTTAAAATTAATCAGCAAGATAAACTTTATACCTTTTGGAATTTATAGGATAATTTTAGGTTTTGTATTTTTATACCTTTTTATGAGTGGCGCTTTAGATATATCAAGAACGGGTGTTTGA
- the thrS gene encoding threonine--tRNA ligase, which translates to MTKDIIAYANNETLIDTQSFNNDTNLTPIYFDNSKESLEVIRHSCAHLMAQAIKSLYPEAKFFVGPVIEDGFYYDFRVDSKISEEDLSKIEKKMKELAEAKLDITKYELSKTEVKEKFANDDLKQEVLLRIPDGKVSIYKQGEFEDLCRGPHVPNTRYLRFFKLTRVAGAYLGGDEKREMLTRIYGTAFADKESLNEYLKIIEEAKKRDHRKLGNEMKLFAFDDEIGGGLPIWLSNGAKLRSKLEHLLYKAHRLRGYEPVRGPELLKADAWKISGHYANYKENMYFTQIDEQEYGIKPMNCVGHIKIYQSDVRSYRDLPLKFFEYGVVHRHEKSGVLHGLFRVREFTQDDAHIFCMPSQIKEQVLEILSFVDTLMKAFEFDYEMEISTRPAKAIGDDEIWDIATKALKEALDEQGLKYGIDEGGGAFYGPKIDIKITDALKRKWQCGTIQVDFNLPSRFKLEYTDADNEKKQPVMLHRAILGSFERFIGILVEHCAGELPFFIAPTQVAIVPISQNHHEYAKEIARKLLELGIDSEVYNKNESLNKKIRTAEKAHVPMILVLGDEEVANKSVALRDRRAKEQKTMTLDEFITLTKEKLSEVRF; encoded by the coding sequence ATGACAAAAGATATAATTGCATATGCAAATAATGAAACTTTGATAGATACTCAAAGTTTTAACAATGACACAAATTTAACTCCGATTTATTTTGATAACTCTAAAGAAAGTTTAGAAGTTATCCGTCACTCTTGTGCGCATTTAATGGCTCAAGCGATTAAAAGTTTATATCCAGAGGCTAAATTTTTCGTAGGGCCTGTGATAGAAGATGGGTTTTATTATGATTTTAGAGTTGATAGTAAGATTTCAGAAGAAGACTTAAGCAAAATCGAAAAGAAAATGAAAGAACTAGCAGAGGCAAAGCTAGACATTACAAAATATGAACTCTCAAAGACCGAGGTTAAAGAAAAATTTGCCAATGATGATTTAAAACAAGAAGTTTTACTAAGAATTCCTGATGGAAAAGTAAGCATTTATAAGCAAGGCGAATTTGAAGATTTATGCCGTGGACCTCATGTACCAAACACTAGATATTTAAGATTTTTCAAGCTTACTCGTGTAGCTGGTGCGTATTTGGGTGGTGATGAAAAAAGAGAAATGCTTACAAGAATTTATGGTACTGCTTTTGCAGATAAAGAAAGTTTAAATGAATACTTAAAAATCATTGAAGAAGCTAAAAAAAGAGATCATAGAAAACTTGGCAATGAAATGAAGCTTTTTGCCTTTGATGATGAAATAGGCGGTGGGCTTCCTATATGGCTTAGCAATGGTGCAAAATTAAGAAGTAAATTAGAGCATTTGCTATATAAAGCACATAGATTAAGAGGTTATGAGCCTGTGCGTGGACCTGAGCTTTTAAAAGCTGATGCGTGGAAAATTAGTGGGCATTATGCAAACTATAAAGAAAATATGTATTTTACGCAAATTGATGAGCAAGAATATGGCATTAAGCCGATGAATTGTGTAGGACATATTAAAATTTATCAAAGTGATGTTAGAAGCTATCGTGATTTGCCTTTGAAATTTTTTGAATACGGTGTGGTGCACCGCCATGAAAAAAGTGGAGTTTTACACGGGCTTTTTAGGGTAAGAGAATTTACTCAAGATGATGCACATATTTTTTGTATGCCAAGTCAGATAAAAGAACAAGTTTTAGAAATTTTAAGCTTTGTTGATACTTTGATGAAGGCTTTTGAGTTTGATTATGAAATGGAAATTTCAACACGCCCAGCAAAAGCAATAGGTGATGATGAAATTTGGGATATAGCTACAAAGGCTTTAAAAGAAGCTTTAGATGAGCAAGGTTTAAAATATGGCATTGATGAGGGCGGTGGAGCTTTCTATGGCCCAAAAATCGATATTAAAATCACTGATGCGCTAAAAAGAAAATGGCAGTGCGGAACTATACAAGTAGATTTTAACTTACCAAGCCGTTTTAAACTCGAATACACAGACGCAGATAATGAGAAAAAACAACCTGTAATGCTTCACCGTGCTATTTTAGGTTCTTTTGAAAGATTTATAGGAATTTTAGTAGAGCATTGTGCGGGTGAGTTGCCATTTTTCATAGCACCAACTCAAGTAGCTATAGTGCCTATTTCGCAAAATCATCATGAGTATGCAAAAGAAATAGCAAGAAAACTTTTAGAACTTGGCATTGATAGTGAAGTGTATAATAAAAATGAAAGCTTAAATAAAAAAATCCGCACCGCTGAAAAAGCACATGTACCTATGATACTTGTTTTAGGTGATGAAGAAGTAGCAAATAAAAGTGTGGCTTTAAGAGATAGAAGAGCAAAAGAACAAAAAACAATGACTTTAGATGAATTTATAACCCTAACAAAGGAGAAATTAAGTGAGGTACGCTTTTGA
- the infC gene encoding translation initiation factor IF-3: protein MSKEKEVLLNEEIQADEIRCIGDDGKVYGIISSDEALDIANRLGLDLVMIAPEAKPPVCKIMDYGKFRYQQEKKQKEAKKKQKVIDIKEIKLSVKIAQNDINYKVKHASEFLEQGKHVKFRVFLKGREMGSPEAGVALLEKIWQMVEDIADRDKEPLLEGRYVNMLVTPKKKK from the coding sequence TTGAGTAAAGAAAAAGAAGTATTGCTAAATGAAGAAATTCAAGCAGATGAGATCAGATGTATAGGTGATGATGGCAAGGTTTATGGCATTATTAGTAGTGATGAAGCGCTAGATATAGCAAATAGACTAGGGCTTGATTTGGTGATGATAGCCCCTGAAGCCAAACCACCTGTATGTAAGATAATGGATTATGGAAAATTCCGTTATCAACAAGAAAAGAAACAAAAAGAAGCAAAGAAAAAACAAAAAGTTATTGATATAAAAGAAATCAAACTTTCTGTGAAAATTGCTCAAAATGACATTAATTATAAAGTCAAACATGCAAGCGAGTTTTTAGAGCAAGGCAAGCATGTGAAATTTAGAGTGTTTTTAAAAGGTCGTGAGATGGGCTCTCCTGAAGCAGGGGTGGCGTTGCTTGAAAAAATTTGGCAAATGGTTGAAGATATAGCAGATAGAGACAAAGAGCCTTTACTCGAAGGACGCTATGTAAATATGCTAGTAACTCCTAAAAAGAAAAAATAA